The stretch of DNA AAGCAAAGCGTCTCTAAGCTCATTTTTAGCTTAAAGGCGCTTTTTTTCTGTAAGCAATAAGTGATAAAAAGGGGAATTTTGGGTAGATATAAAGAAATAAGACAAAGCAGCAGAGGAGAGAAACCGGCTGGCTTTACAGGAAAGACAAGTTTTCTGTATTGACAAACTAGAGATATCATTAGTACACTAATTATAAAGATTCTAATATAATAATCCATTTTGTAAAGAAAAGAGGTGCATGGCGGTGTCCCATGAGCATGATCACTTAAAGGAAGCATTGGATACGTTAAAAGAAACTGGGGTCCGAATCACTCCCCAGCGTCATGCGATACTTGAATATTTAACTCAATCTATGACCCACCCAACCGCAGACGACATCTACAAAGCGCTTGAAGGAAAGTTTCCTAATATGAGTGTAGCCACAGTGTACAACAACTTAAGAGTGTTTCGCGAAGTTGGGCTAGTGAAAGAATTAACTTACGGTGATGCATCCAGCCGCTTTGATTTTGTAACGACAGAT from Bacillus xiapuensis encodes:
- the perR gene encoding peroxide-responsive transcriptional repressor PerR, encoding MAVSHEHDHLKEALDTLKETGVRITPQRHAILEYLTQSMTHPTADDIYKALEGKFPNMSVATVYNNLRVFREVGLVKELTYGDASSRFDFVTTDHYHIICEECGKIVDFHYPGLDEVEQLASHVTGFKVSHHRMEVYGTCPECADKQEVH